One segment of Longimicrobium sp. DNA contains the following:
- a CDS encoding SdrD B-like domain-containing protein has product MLKHTGSALVLAALVASAACDGGNVFGSTRVPSDGSGATNGTITGQVQAGGSGVGGVTVLLGTQDSTVTSTTGTYTFNDLAASTYNLAVRVPLGYAPAAGETGQRTVAIPTTGGTVNVTFALQRTTTGAF; this is encoded by the coding sequence ATGCTCAAGCACACCGGGAGTGCGCTGGTGCTGGCGGCGCTGGTGGCGTCGGCCGCATGCGACGGCGGGAACGTGTTCGGGAGCACGCGGGTGCCCTCGGACGGCAGCGGGGCGACGAACGGGACGATCACGGGGCAGGTGCAGGCGGGGGGGAGCGGCGTCGGCGGGGTCACCGTGCTGCTCGGGACGCAGGACTCCACCGTCACCAGCACGACGGGGACGTATACCTTCAACGACCTCGCGGCGTCCACGTACAACCTGGCGGTCCGGGTGCCGCTGGGGTACGCCCCGGCCGCCGGCGAGACGGGGCAGCGCACCGTCGCCATTCCCACGACCGGGGGCACGGTGAACGTGACCTTTGCGCTGCAGCGGACGACGACGGGCGCGTTTTAG
- the miaB gene encoding tRNA (N6-isopentenyl adenosine(37)-C2)-methylthiotransferase MiaB, whose product MKRAYIETYGCQMNTADSELMHGILAESGYVATDSAEDADVILVNTCAIRDHAEKRVIGRVGQLQEQRRRGALVGVTGCMAQRMGESLLGRAGGVDLVMGPDSYRQLPEKLAALGALESKPTLLTLPQMTPAPARGGLTVLGFDPHENYEGVTARRASAVSAWVPIQRGCNYRCTYCIVPYVRGDEKNRDPRAILDEVRALADQGVPEVVLLGQTVNSYEHGDWNFPRLLREVARVDGIRRVRFTSPHPNDFTRELVEVMATEPEVCEQLHLPVQSGSNRTLKRMLRRYTVEEYLEKVEWVREAIPGIALSTDVIVAFPGETEEEYEETLKLMRDVRFDEAYMYRYSPRDGTPATRLPPDQFVPEVEGQERLLKLINMQRQIMLEVNQSWLGRTVEVLVEKEGRRGGVQGRTESNKTVNLEGTPDLIGSFVDVTLTSTTGATFNAELAVLEQVA is encoded by the coding sequence ATGAAGCGAGCGTACATCGAGACGTACGGCTGCCAGATGAACACCGCCGATTCCGAGCTGATGCACGGGATCCTGGCGGAGAGCGGCTACGTCGCGACCGACTCGGCGGAAGACGCCGACGTCATCCTGGTGAACACCTGCGCCATCCGCGACCACGCGGAGAAGCGCGTCATCGGGCGCGTGGGCCAGCTCCAGGAGCAGCGGCGGCGCGGCGCGCTGGTGGGCGTCACGGGGTGCATGGCGCAGCGCATGGGCGAGTCGCTCCTGGGCCGCGCCGGCGGGGTGGACCTGGTGATGGGGCCCGACTCCTACCGCCAGCTCCCCGAGAAGCTGGCCGCACTCGGCGCGCTGGAGTCGAAGCCGACGCTCCTCACGCTGCCGCAAATGACCCCCGCGCCGGCGCGTGGCGGCCTCACGGTGCTGGGGTTCGACCCGCACGAGAACTACGAAGGCGTCACCGCCAGGCGCGCCTCCGCCGTCTCCGCGTGGGTGCCCATCCAGCGCGGGTGCAACTACCGCTGCACCTACTGCATCGTCCCCTACGTGCGCGGCGACGAGAAGAACCGAGACCCGCGCGCCATCCTGGACGAGGTGCGCGCGCTGGCGGACCAGGGCGTCCCCGAGGTCGTGCTGCTGGGACAGACGGTGAACTCGTACGAGCACGGCGACTGGAACTTTCCGCGCCTGCTGCGCGAGGTCGCGCGGGTCGACGGCATCCGCCGCGTCCGCTTCACCTCGCCGCACCCAAACGACTTCACCCGCGAGCTGGTGGAGGTGATGGCCACCGAGCCCGAGGTGTGCGAGCAGCTCCACCTGCCGGTGCAGAGCGGGAGCAACCGCACCCTCAAGCGCATGCTCCGCCGCTACACGGTGGAGGAGTACCTCGAAAAGGTGGAGTGGGTGCGCGAGGCGATTCCCGGGATCGCGCTCTCGACCGACGTCATCGTCGCCTTCCCCGGTGAGACGGAGGAGGAGTACGAGGAGACGCTCAAGCTGATGCGCGACGTGCGCTTCGACGAGGCGTACATGTACCGCTACTCCCCGCGCGACGGCACGCCGGCCACCCGCCTCCCGCCCGACCAGTTCGTCCCAGAGGTGGAGGGGCAGGAGCGCCTCCTGAAGCTGATCAACATGCAGCGCCAGATCATGCTGGAGGTGAACCAGAGCTGGCTCGGCCGCACGGTGGAGGTGCTGGTGGAGAAGGAAGGGCGCCGCGGCGGCGTGCAGGGACGCACCGAGAGCAACAAGACGGTGAACCTGGAAGGCACCCCGGACCTGATCGGCAGCTTCGTCGACGTGACGTTGACGAGCACCACCGGCGCCACCTTCAACGCCGAGCTCGCCGTCCTGGAGCAGGTCGCGTAA
- the glyA gene encoding serine hydroxymethyltransferase, producing MQDALRAADPDIHRLIGEEAARQEHQLEMIASENFVSRAVLEAMGSVLTNKYAEGYPGKRYYGGCEVVDEVERLAQERLLRLFGAEHANVQPHSGAQANMAVYFALMEPGDTLLGMNLSEGGHLTHGSPVNFSGRLYNVAAYGVRPDDHRIDYSALRDQAMQVQPRVIVAGASAYPRQIDFEVMGEIARESGAKLFVDMAHIAGLVATGHHPSPVPFADVVTSTTHKTLRGPRGGLILSRAEYAKAIDKQIFPGVQGGPLMHVIAAKAVAFGEALQRDFSAYSGRVIENAQALAEGLMERGFTLVSGGTDNHLVLVDLRSKGVTGKVAEKALDRAGITVNKNTVPGETESPFVTSGIRIGTPALTTRGLGPDEMRAIALLIDRVVTAPDDEAVSNTVRGEIREMCDRFPLYADWVRV from the coding sequence ATGCAAGACGCGCTGAGGGCCGCAGATCCGGACATCCACCGCCTGATCGGCGAAGAGGCCGCCCGGCAGGAGCACCAGCTGGAGATGATCGCCTCGGAGAACTTCGTCTCCCGGGCGGTGCTGGAGGCGATGGGTTCGGTGCTCACCAACAAGTACGCCGAAGGCTATCCCGGCAAGCGCTACTACGGCGGGTGCGAGGTGGTGGACGAGGTGGAGCGGCTGGCGCAGGAGCGCCTCCTCCGCCTCTTCGGAGCCGAGCACGCCAACGTGCAGCCGCACAGCGGCGCTCAGGCGAACATGGCCGTCTACTTCGCGCTGATGGAGCCCGGCGACACCCTACTCGGGATGAACCTCTCCGAGGGCGGGCACCTGACGCACGGCTCGCCGGTCAACTTCAGCGGGCGGCTGTACAACGTGGCCGCGTACGGCGTGCGGCCGGACGACCACCGCATCGACTACTCCGCCCTGCGCGACCAGGCGATGCAGGTGCAGCCCAGGGTGATCGTCGCAGGCGCCAGCGCGTACCCGCGGCAGATCGACTTCGAGGTGATGGGCGAGATCGCGCGCGAGAGCGGCGCCAAGCTGTTCGTGGACATGGCGCACATCGCCGGGCTGGTGGCGACGGGGCACCACCCGTCCCCCGTTCCTTTCGCGGACGTGGTGACCTCGACGACGCACAAGACGCTGCGCGGCCCCCGCGGCGGCCTGATCCTGTCGCGCGCCGAGTACGCCAAGGCGATCGACAAGCAGATCTTCCCCGGCGTGCAGGGCGGCCCGCTGATGCACGTCATCGCCGCCAAGGCCGTCGCGTTCGGTGAGGCGCTTCAGCGGGACTTCTCCGCCTACAGCGGCCGCGTGATCGAGAACGCGCAGGCGCTGGCGGAGGGTCTCATGGAGCGCGGTTTCACCCTGGTCTCCGGCGGCACGGACAACCACCTGGTCCTGGTCGACCTGCGCAGCAAGGGCGTCACGGGCAAGGTGGCCGAGAAGGCGCTGGATCGCGCTGGGATCACCGTCAACAAGAACACCGTGCCCGGAGAGACGGAGTCGCCGTTCGTGACTTCGGGCATCCGCATCGGCACCCCCGCGCTCACCACCCGCGGCCTCGGTCCCGACGAGATGCGCGCCATCGCCCTCCTCATCGACCGCGTCGTCACCGCCCCCGACGACGAGGCGGTGTCCAACACAGTCCGCGGCGAGATCCGCGAGATGTGCGACCGGTTTCCGCTGTACGCGGACTGGGTTCGGGTGTAA
- a CDS encoding type II toxin-antitoxin system VapC family toxin has translation MSAVLVDSNVLLDFLLEDPAWSGWSTEALQRLEAESELVINPVIYAEVSVKFVRVEEVEEALPTWRFRRDALPWEAAFLAGKSYLAYRRRGGERRSPLPDFYIGAHASVHQMRLLTRDTRRYRSYFPWLDVISP, from the coding sequence GTGAGCGCCGTTCTGGTCGACAGCAACGTGCTCCTGGATTTCCTGCTGGAGGACCCCGCTTGGAGCGGCTGGTCCACGGAGGCGCTTCAGCGCCTCGAAGCGGAGTCGGAGTTGGTGATCAACCCGGTGATCTATGCGGAGGTGTCGGTGAAGTTCGTCAGGGTGGAAGAGGTAGAGGAAGCGCTCCCGACCTGGAGGTTCCGCAGGGATGCGCTCCCGTGGGAGGCCGCCTTCCTGGCCGGGAAAAGCTATCTCGCGTATCGCAGACGCGGCGGGGAGCGCCGGTCGCCGCTGCCCGACTTCTACATCGGCGCGCACGCATCGGTTCACCAGATGCGTCTCCTCACGCGCGATACGCGCCGGTACAGAAGCTACTTCCCCTGGCTGGACGTCATCTCGCCCTGA
- a CDS encoding AbrB/MazE/SpoVT family DNA-binding domain-containing protein: MKIGTDGQVTIPQHMLDQIGLLPDTEVELTVMDDGVLVRKVREKPADAHLYFKQMRGRFKGGMSTDEVMALTRGEE; the protein is encoded by the coding sequence ATGAAGATCGGCACGGACGGACAGGTGACGATTCCGCAGCACATGCTCGACCAGATAGGGTTGCTGCCGGACACCGAGGTGGAACTCACCGTGATGGACGACGGTGTGCTGGTGCGCAAGGTCCGGGAGAAACCTGCGGATGCGCACTTGTACTTCAAGCAGATGCGGGGCCGATTCAAGGGGGGCATGAGCACCGACGAAGTGATGGCGCTCACGCGGGGTGAAGAGTGA